A stretch of the Janthinobacterium sp. B9-8 genome encodes the following:
- a CDS encoding phosphomannomutase/phosphoglucomutase translates to MPLLSPRLFKAYDIRAQTSLLTTEVAHYIGLGLGAEAHQRGIQRIAVARDGRFSSPALAAALINALVASGITVLDLGLAATPLLYFAARQYAAGSGVMITGSHNPADYNGIKMTLAGETIDGEALQALRLRIEADDFIAGNGQIQPLNIAADYYTAVAAICPLARPFKVVVDCGNGVPGAFAPDLYRALGCDVIELFCQVDGAFPNHHPDPQVEANLADLKRVVLEQNADIGLAFDGDGDRLGVVTSHGESIPGDRLLMLFAAAALEKQPGHILYDVKSSGLIATWVKSKGGSCAAIPTGHGHMKRHLHDSQALLAGELSGHFAFNDWQDDDALFAGARFLKLMAEKDLEQMLSTLPRSVSTPELQVALEQDGHQLVAKIAQNAVFPQALRIFTIDGLRIEYADGFGLIRASNTTPVLTLRIEAQTSLGLARIRSELAAAIAPLEFPLVA, encoded by the coding sequence TTGCCTCTGCTTTCTCCTCGTCTTTTTAAAGCTTACGATATTCGGGCTCAAACATCGCTGCTTACCACTGAGGTGGCTCACTATATTGGTTTGGGTTTAGGTGCAGAGGCCCATCAGCGCGGCATTCAGCGCATTGCGGTTGCTCGGGACGGCCGTTTTTCCAGTCCTGCTTTGGCTGCTGCTTTGATCAACGCGCTGGTGGCAAGTGGCATTACCGTGCTTGATTTAGGGTTGGCAGCCACACCCTTGCTCTATTTTGCAGCCCGTCAGTATGCTGCAGGTTCCGGGGTAATGATTACCGGTAGCCATAATCCTGCTGACTATAATGGTATTAAAATGACGTTGGCAGGCGAAACCATTGATGGCGAAGCTTTGCAGGCCTTACGGCTGCGTATTGAAGCCGATGATTTTATTGCAGGCAATGGGCAGATTCAGCCGCTTAATATTGCTGCTGATTACTATACTGCTGTGGCAGCGATTTGCCCTTTAGCGCGGCCTTTTAAAGTGGTGGTGGATTGTGGCAATGGTGTGCCGGGGGCGTTCGCTCCTGATTTATATCGTGCCTTAGGCTGCGATGTGATTGAGTTATTTTGCCAGGTTGATGGTGCTTTTCCTAATCACCACCCCGATCCGCAGGTTGAGGCGAATCTCGCTGACTTAAAGCGCGTTGTGTTAGAGCAGAATGCAGATATCGGGCTGGCATTTGATGGTGATGGGGATCGCTTAGGAGTGGTGACTAGTCATGGTGAAAGCATCCCTGGCGACCGATTACTGATGTTATTTGCCGCGGCGGCTTTAGAAAAACAGCCGGGGCATATTTTATATGATGTGAAATCGAGTGGCTTAATTGCAACGTGGGTGAAAAGCAAGGGGGGGAGTTGCGCCGCAATCCCAACAGGGCATGGGCATATGAAACGTCATTTGCATGATTCCCAAGCCTTGCTTGCAGGGGAGTTATCCGGGCATTTTGCTTTTAATGACTGGCAAGACGATGATGCTTTGTTTGCTGGGGCCCGATTTTTAAAGCTGATGGCAGAGAAGGATTTAGAGCAAATGCTAAGCACATTGCCCCGCTCTGTTTCCACACCTGAGCTGCAAGTGGCCTTAGAGCAAGATGGGCATCAATTGGTTGCCAAAATTGCTCAAAACGCAGTTTTTCCTCAGGCTTTGCGTATTTTTACGATCGATGGTTTACGTATTGAATATGCAGACGGCTTTGGCCTGATTCGTGCGTCAAATACCACGCCGGTCTTAACGCTGAGGATAGAGGCACAAACATCGCTGGGCTTAGCAAGAATACGCTCAGAATTAGCAGCGGCAATTGCGCCGCTGGAGTTTCCGCTGGTGGCGTAA
- a CDS encoding ABC-F family ATPase, which translates to MISTFNITMQFGAKPLFEKVSVKFGDGNRYGLIGANGCGKSTFMKILGGDLEPTGGNVSLEPGVRLGKLKQDQFAFEDSRVIDVVMQGHTELWAVLAERDAIYANLEATEDDYMRAADLEGKVAEYDGYTAEARAGALLLGAGIPIEQHNGPMSDVAPGWKLRVLLAQALFSNPEVLLLDEPTNNLDINTIRWLENSLNERDSTMIIISHDRHFLNQVCTHVADVDFREIRIYPGTYDDYMIASTQARERLLTDNQKAKEKVAELNSFAARFSANKSKARQATSRLKLADKIKEGMVDVKPSSRQNPYIRFEVEEKSKLHRQAVELSLVSKSFDKPLIQNLDLILEAGQKIAVIGGNGVGKSTLMKLLMDAIKPDSGKIKWAEKAQLGYFAQDHEADFEQEITLFDWMKQWSQPGTDDQVIRSILGRLLFGGDDVKKMVTVLSGGEKGRMLYGKLILETPNVLIMDEPTNHMDMESIESLNLALDLFKGTLLFVSHDRIFVSSLATQILELNGDGTYNYYVGGYEDYLASRGLD; encoded by the coding sequence ATGATTAGTACTTTTAATATTACGATGCAATTTGGCGCGAAGCCTTTATTTGAAAAGGTTTCTGTTAAGTTTGGCGATGGTAATCGCTATGGCTTGATTGGCGCAAACGGCTGCGGCAAGTCAACTTTTATGAAAATCCTGGGCGGCGATTTAGAGCCGACAGGCGGTAATGTCAGCTTAGAGCCCGGCGTGCGCTTGGGTAAGCTGAAGCAAGATCAGTTTGCGTTTGAAGATAGCCGCGTGATTGATGTGGTGATGCAAGGTCATACAGAGTTGTGGGCTGTTTTAGCAGAGCGGGATGCAATTTATGCCAATCTGGAAGCCACCGAAGACGATTATATGCGTGCAGCCGATCTGGAAGGTAAAGTGGCTGAATATGATGGCTACACTGCTGAAGCGCGTGCTGGTGCATTATTATTGGGCGCAGGGATTCCAATTGAGCAGCATAACGGCCCGATGAGCGATGTTGCTCCGGGCTGGAAACTACGCGTATTGCTGGCGCAGGCATTGTTTTCTAATCCGGAAGTATTGCTGCTCGATGAGCCGACCAATAACTTGGATATCAACACAATTCGTTGGCTGGAAAACTCGCTGAATGAGCGCGATTCCACCATGATTATTATTTCGCACGATCGTCATTTCTTGAATCAAGTGTGTACGCACGTGGCCGATGTGGATTTCCGTGAAATTCGTATCTATCCGGGTACTTACGACGATTACATGATCGCATCGACCCAAGCTCGTGAGCGTTTGCTGACAGATAACCAGAAAGCCAAAGAAAAAGTAGCCGAGCTTAATTCCTTTGCTGCGCGTTTCTCGGCCAATAAATCGAAGGCACGTCAGGCGACAAGCCGCTTGAAGCTGGCCGATAAGATTAAAGAAGGCATGGTCGATGTCAAACCATCTAGCCGTCAGAATCCTTATATCCGCTTTGAAGTGGAAGAAAAATCCAAACTGCATCGTCAAGCTGTTGAGCTGTCTTTAGTATCTAAGTCTTTTGATAAGCCGCTGATCCAGAATCTAGACCTGATCTTAGAAGCGGGTCAAAAGATTGCCGTCATTGGTGGTAATGGTGTGGGTAAATCCACGCTGATGAAGCTGCTGATGGATGCGATTAAGCCAGATAGCGGCAAGATTAAATGGGCAGAAAAAGCCCAGCTTGGTTATTTTGCTCAGGATCATGAAGCTGATTTTGAACAAGAAATCACTCTGTTTGATTGGATGAAGCAGTGGAGCCAGCCCGGTACCGATGATCAAGTGATTCGTAGCATCTTAGGCCGCTTGCTGTTTGGCGGTGATGATGTGAAGAAAATGGTTACCGTGCTGTCAGGGGGTGAAAAAGGCCGCATGCTGTATGGCAAGTTAATCCTTGAAACGCCGAATGTGCTGATTATGGATGAGCCAACAAACCATATGGATATGGAGTCGATTGAATCTCTGAATCTGGCTTTGGATTTATTCAAAGGCACGCTGCTGTTTGTGTCGCATGACCGGATTTTTGTAAGCTCGCTGGCAACGCAAATTTTAGAGCTGAACGGTGATGGTACTTACAACTACTATGTGGGTGGCTATGAAGATTACTTGGCTAGCCGAGGTCTTGATTAA
- a CDS encoding phage holin family protein, translating into MPPTPLLASVQRILAQVAGLLGTHLELFGLELQDALQRFAVNFILGVLSVVLGGLCLALAAVLLLIIFWDSHRIAVALGLMLVYGGAAIGFAAYLRHRLKHAADLFPATCGELARDRKALLHAEDEA; encoded by the coding sequence ATGCCTCCGACTCCTCTTCTTGCCAGCGTGCAGCGTATTTTGGCTCAGGTAGCTGGTTTGCTTGGCACACATCTTGAATTGTTCGGTTTAGAGCTGCAGGACGCTTTGCAGCGTTTTGCCGTTAATTTTATTTTGGGCGTGCTGTCTGTGGTGCTAGGGGGCTTATGTCTGGCTTTAGCTGCCGTTTTGCTGTTGATTATTTTTTGGGATAGCCATCGGATTGCCGTCGCGCTTGGGCTTATGCTGGTATACGGCGGAGCTGCAATTGGCTTTGCTGCTTACTTACGTCATCGCCTAAAACACGCCGCTGATTTGTTTCCGGCGACCTGCGGCGAGCTGGCTCGTGATCGCAAAGCCTTACTTCACGCTGAGGATGAGGCATGA
- a CDS encoding DUF883 family protein, translating to MNTNSETLLDQSQDILQEAEQLLLEASQAGGKDAEALYARAVERLRMAKVRLVEVEQVAVAKAKKAAKVTDEYVHDHPWQAIGVAAAVGALVGMLISRR from the coding sequence ATGAATACCAATAGCGAAACTTTACTCGATCAATCACAAGATATTTTGCAAGAAGCTGAGCAACTTTTGCTTGAAGCGTCTCAGGCCGGTGGTAAAGATGCTGAGGCTCTGTATGCCCGGGCCGTTGAACGTTTGCGTATGGCCAAAGTTCGTCTGGTAGAAGTCGAACAAGTTGCGGTTGCCAAGGCTAAAAAAGCCGCTAAAGTTACCGACGAGTATGTGCACGATCATCCTTGGCAAGCCATTGGTGTGGCAGCAGCGGTAGGCGCGCTGGTAGGTATGTTGATCTCGCGTCGTTAA
- a CDS encoding porin: MFKRVLIATAVSAMFAAPAFADVTISGSAEMDLMYKTNQAGTDGKGKVAEEIAVIVNVDGTDKLDSGDTLKWRLAQKVATPDRYDSFGQREAWIGYETKFGEVRFGNQFSNQYLELDGFASSGQGNLWADFGSQQVQYANGVSYFSPKFSGFSFAGQYDLGNGRNSARAMELTANYTGYGFNVAAGASEAKNGKSASSNAATFGGGAKGWGHSGDFTVGSNAENKLRTYNIDAKYKTGAFDLAAGYKRNEWKGTVNLAVVGQKTTVDQFLVAAGYTMGKNNFNLGYQRVQDSKTDGAKRDDGMNVINAQYNYTLSKNTVAFAQVRHHMLDTAGKASVMTADTQLDGFALNSDKKNATRLMVGTWTAF; this comes from the coding sequence ATGTTTAAGCGCGTTCTTATCGCTACTGCCGTATCCGCAATGTTTGCAGCTCCTGCATTCGCCGATGTAACCATCAGCGGTTCTGCTGAAATGGACCTGATGTACAAGACTAACCAAGCTGGTACAGATGGTAAGGGTAAAGTTGCTGAAGAAATTGCAGTTATCGTAAACGTTGATGGTACTGACAAGCTGGATTCCGGCGATACGCTTAAATGGCGCCTGGCTCAAAAAGTAGCGACTCCAGATCGTTACGACAGCTTTGGTCAACGTGAAGCTTGGATCGGTTACGAAACTAAGTTCGGTGAAGTTCGCTTCGGTAACCAGTTCTCTAACCAATACCTTGAGTTAGATGGCTTTGCATCTTCAGGTCAAGGCAACTTGTGGGCTGACTTTGGTTCGCAACAAGTTCAATACGCAAACGGCGTAAGCTACTTCTCACCTAAATTCAGTGGCTTTAGCTTTGCTGGTCAGTATGATTTGGGTAACGGTCGTAACTCAGCTCGCGCTATGGAATTGACAGCTAACTACACTGGCTACGGTTTCAATGTTGCTGCTGGTGCTTCTGAAGCCAAAAACGGCAAAAGTGCTTCTTCTAACGCTGCTACATTCGGTGGCGGTGCTAAGGGTTGGGGACACTCAGGTGACTTCACTGTAGGTAGTAATGCAGAAAACAAACTGCGTACTTACAATATCGATGCTAAGTACAAAACTGGTGCGTTTGATCTAGCTGCTGGTTACAAGCGTAACGAATGGAAGGGCACTGTTAATTTGGCTGTAGTGGGTCAAAAAACTACAGTTGACCAATTCTTGGTTGCTGCTGGTTACACCATGGGCAAAAACAACTTCAACCTTGGTTATCAGCGTGTGCAAGACAGCAAGACTGATGGTGCTAAGCGTGATGACGGCATGAACGTAATCAACGCTCAGTACAACTACACACTGTCTAAGAACACAGTTGCATTTGCTCAAGTTCGTCATCACATGTTAGACACAGCTGGTAAAGCTAGTGTAATGACAGCCGATACACAGCTTGATGGTTTTGCGCTTAACTCAGATAAGAAAAACGCGACACGTCTGATGGTAGGTACATGGACAGCGTTCTAA
- a CDS encoding porin, giving the protein MFKRALIVAAVAAACSASAYAEVTISGSAELDVMYYTNQTADGKGKFAIDTPVVLNFDGVDKWDNGMSTIWRISQKPGPGGSDKATAPAAFGTREAYIGVKGNLGSVKFGRIFQATYLQKDWPYLTDGSGNTGQDRGVTDAAFWDNAVGYEGSFGAVNVFASADLGTGFTDKRNGTQGYELGGGAKFGAFHVDASYLAKKNGTAAVSASGYDSTFFVGARGAFGPVTLSLDWAHDKYDRTDVKEDAIHGKVGYNFNDKLSLNAGWTHIKDNGGGDNKADQLSTQLGYNVSKNTMAFVQYRYIKLGDAGKNPVGFTYQAQGMAGNKDSMQRLVVGTWTGF; this is encoded by the coding sequence ATGTTTAAACGTGCTCTGATCGTTGCTGCTGTTGCAGCTGCATGCTCAGCTTCTGCTTACGCAGAAGTTACTATTAGTGGTTCTGCTGAACTGGATGTAATGTATTACACAAACCAAACTGCTGATGGTAAGGGTAAGTTTGCGATTGATACTCCTGTTGTGCTGAACTTTGATGGTGTGGATAAGTGGGATAACGGTATGTCCACTATCTGGCGCATTTCTCAAAAGCCAGGCCCTGGCGGTAGTGATAAAGCAACAGCTCCAGCGGCTTTTGGTACTCGTGAGGCTTATATTGGCGTTAAGGGTAACTTGGGTTCGGTTAAGTTCGGTCGTATATTCCAAGCAACTTACTTACAAAAAGACTGGCCATATTTGACTGATGGTTCGGGTAACACTGGGCAAGATCGTGGTGTGACTGATGCTGCGTTCTGGGATAATGCTGTTGGTTATGAAGGCTCTTTCGGTGCTGTAAATGTATTTGCATCTGCTGATCTGGGTACTGGCTTTACAGATAAACGTAACGGTACGCAAGGTTACGAGTTGGGCGGTGGAGCGAAGTTTGGTGCATTTCACGTAGATGCTTCTTACCTTGCTAAGAAAAATGGCACTGCTGCAGTAAGTGCTAGTGGCTATGACAGTACATTCTTTGTTGGTGCACGTGGTGCATTTGGCCCAGTTACATTATCTTTGGATTGGGCGCACGACAAGTATGATCGCACCGATGTAAAAGAAGATGCTATTCATGGTAAGGTTGGATACAACTTCAATGACAAACTGTCTTTGAACGCGGGCTGGACTCACATCAAGGATAATGGTGGTGGAGATAATAAAGCGGACCAGTTAAGCACTCAGCTTGGTTATAATGTTTCTAAGAACACGATGGCTTTTGTACAGTATCGTTATATTAAGCTAGGTGATGCAGGTAAAAACCCAGTTGGCTTTACTTACCAAGCACAGGGAATGGCAGGTAATAAAGACAGCATGCAGCGTTTGGTTGTTGGTACATGGACAGGTTTCTAG
- the nadC gene encoding carboxylating nicotinate-nucleotide diphosphorylase — protein MIPAPHLIAAQVANALQEDIGHCDWTAMLITSDTQGSATVIARQSAVLCGQAWFDEVFRQVDSRVKIEWLAQEGERVEADQALCRIHGLARSLLTAERSALNFLQTLSAVASETRRYVDLVSHTSAKIHDTRKTLPGLRLAQKYAVTVGGGQNQRIGLYDGILIKENHILAAGSIAAALQVAVKLAPPDVSIQIEVETIHELEQALHAGAKSVLLDNMNLTDLRAAVALAGNSAVLEASGGVDEDTVREIAETGVQRISIGKLTKDVQAVDLSMRFV, from the coding sequence ATGATTCCTGCTCCACACCTTATCGCCGCACAAGTAGCAAATGCTTTACAGGAAGACATCGGCCATTGTGACTGGACTGCTATGTTGATTACGAGCGACACCCAAGGCAGTGCCACAGTGATTGCCAGGCAAAGTGCCGTGTTATGCGGGCAGGCTTGGTTTGACGAAGTATTTCGCCAGGTTGATTCACGGGTGAAAATAGAATGGCTGGCTCAGGAAGGCGAGCGTGTTGAGGCTGATCAAGCCCTGTGCCGCATCCATGGGCTGGCGCGCAGCTTATTAACGGCAGAACGGAGCGCGTTAAATTTCTTACAAACTTTATCGGCAGTGGCGAGTGAAACGCGTCGTTATGTTGATTTAGTGAGTCATACTTCAGCAAAAATTCATGACACACGTAAAACGCTGCCAGGCTTACGCTTGGCGCAGAAATATGCCGTGACGGTGGGCGGTGGGCAGAACCAGCGCATTGGCTTATACGATGGTATTTTAATAAAAGAAAACCATATCTTAGCTGCTGGTAGTATTGCCGCAGCCTTACAAGTAGCTGTGAAGTTGGCTCCGCCTGATGTTAGTATTCAGATAGAGGTAGAAACCATTCATGAGCTGGAGCAGGCTTTACATGCTGGCGCTAAGTCAGTACTGCTCGATAATATGAATTTAACTGATCTACGCGCTGCAGTGGCATTGGCGGGAAATAGTGCTGTTTTAGAGGCTTCTGGCGGCGTAGATGAGGATACTGTGCGTGAAATCGCCGAAACAGGCGTTCAGCGTATTTCAATTGGTAAGCTAACTAAAGATGTGCAAGCAGTCGATTTATCAATGCGGTTTGTGTAA
- a CDS encoding YheT family hydrolase, whose protein sequence is MSRTTPFTVPVYPAPAWLPGGHAQTIYPAALMWKKTPIYRRESWITPDLDSIVLDWVEGRVGTPLVVLFHGLEGSSRSHYATSLFDYLYPLGWRGVVPHFRSCGNAINRLPRAYHAGDSAEIDWVLCRIRAQYPDVPIFAVGVSLGGNALLKWLGEQGEAASAVINAAAAVCAPMDLTATGNALDQGFNRRVYTREFLRSLRKKTFAKLKLVDNPFLDQESLRRATTLREFDDLVTAPIHGFKSVDHYWQSASCKPHLASIRLPSLVINAKNDPFVPYESLPLQAEVSDHVTLMQTREGGHVGFVSGAMPGHLQWLPQTLHRFFQCHLPQPR, encoded by the coding sequence ATGTCTCGCACCACTCCCTTTACTGTGCCAGTTTACCCTGCCCCTGCGTGGCTGCCCGGTGGGCATGCACAAACGATCTATCCTGCGGCGCTAATGTGGAAAAAAACGCCGATATATCGCAGAGAATCTTGGATTACGCCGGATTTAGATTCCATTGTGCTTGATTGGGTAGAGGGGCGGGTAGGCACACCCCTAGTGGTGTTATTTCATGGCCTGGAAGGCAGCTCGCGCAGCCACTATGCAACCTCTTTATTTGATTATCTTTACCCTTTGGGCTGGCGAGGCGTGGTGCCGCATTTTCGCTCCTGTGGCAATGCCATTAATCGATTACCAAGGGCTTACCATGCGGGAGACTCTGCCGAAATTGATTGGGTGCTTTGCCGCATTCGTGCGCAATATCCGGATGTGCCAATTTTTGCGGTGGGCGTTTCGCTAGGCGGAAATGCTTTGCTTAAGTGGCTGGGAGAGCAGGGCGAGGCCGCTTCTGCGGTGATTAATGCTGCTGCTGCGGTATGTGCGCCGATGGATTTAACTGCAACGGGCAATGCGCTGGATCAGGGCTTTAATCGCAGGGTGTACACGCGTGAATTTTTGCGCAGCTTACGCAAGAAGACCTTTGCTAAACTAAAGCTGGTTGATAATCCTTTTCTTGATCAGGAAAGCTTACGCCGCGCTACTACATTGCGTGAGTTTGATGACTTGGTGACGGCTCCCATTCATGGCTTTAAAAGTGTCGATCATTATTGGCAATCTGCAAGCTGCAAGCCTCATCTTGCTTCAATCCGTCTGCCCAGTTTAGTGATTAATGCAAAAAATGATCCTTTTGTACCTTATGAGTCTTTGCCTTTGCAGGCGGAAGTGTCTGATCACGTTACACTAATGCAAACGCGGGAAGGGGGACATGTTGGCTTTGTCTCCGGTGCGATGCCGGGCCACTTGCAGTGGTTGCCACAAACCTTGCATCGTTTCTTTCAGTGCCACTTACCGCAGCCTCGCTAA
- the gap gene encoding type I glyceraldehyde-3-phosphate dehydrogenase, giving the protein MAAIRIAINGYGRIGRNVLRALYESGRTDEFQIVAINDLGDAKTNAHLTQYDTVHGKFAGKVSVDGEFMVVNGDKIRVCAQRNPADLPWAEIGVDVVMECTGFFASKAKASAHITAGAKKVIISAPGGNDVDATIVFGVNHDTLKASDTVISNASCTTNCLAPLVKPLNDKIGLVSGLMTTIHSYTNDQVLTDVYHEDLRRARSATHSMIPTKTGAAAAVALVLPELKGKLDGFAVRVPTINVSLVDLTFTAARETTVEEINQIMKEASEGPMKGVLNYNDLPLVSIDFNHDPASSTYEASQTKVSGGTLVKVLSWYDNEWGFSNRMLDTTKALWNAK; this is encoded by the coding sequence ATGGCAGCAATTCGTATCGCAATTAACGGCTACGGTCGTATCGGTCGCAATGTACTGCGCGCTTTGTATGAGTCTGGCCGTACTGATGAATTCCAAATCGTAGCAATTAACGATCTGGGCGACGCTAAGACCAATGCTCACCTGACTCAATACGATACCGTGCACGGCAAATTTGCTGGCAAAGTATCGGTTGATGGCGAGTTCATGGTTGTAAACGGCGACAAAATTCGCGTTTGTGCTCAGCGCAATCCAGCTGATCTGCCATGGGCAGAAATCGGCGTTGATGTGGTGATGGAATGTACTGGCTTCTTCGCTAGCAAAGCAAAGGCTTCGGCTCACATCACTGCTGGCGCGAAAAAAGTCATTATCTCCGCGCCTGGTGGTAATGATGTCGATGCAACCATCGTGTTCGGTGTAAACCACGACACGCTGAAAGCAAGCGACACCGTTATTTCTAACGCCTCATGCACAACCAACTGCCTTGCGCCGCTGGTTAAGCCATTGAACGATAAAATTGGTCTGGTTTCAGGCTTGATGACCACGATCCATAGCTACACCAACGATCAAGTACTGACAGACGTTTATCATGAAGACTTGCGTCGCGCTCGTTCAGCAACGCATTCGATGATCCCAACTAAAACCGGCGCTGCTGCTGCGGTTGCACTGGTATTACCAGAGCTGAAAGGTAAGCTAGATGGTTTCGCTGTTCGCGTACCAACGATCAATGTGTCCTTGGTTGATCTGACTTTCACTGCTGCTCGTGAGACAACAGTTGAAGAAATCAACCAGATCATGAAAGAAGCGTCCGAAGGCCCAATGAAAGGCGTGTTGAACTACAACGACCTGCCATTGGTATCAATCGACTTTAACCATGACCCAGCATCCTCTACCTATGAAGCATCGCAAACTAAGGTTTCCGGTGGTACTTTGGTGAAAGTGCTGTCTTGGTACGATAACGAGTGGGGCTTCTCTAACCGTATGCTCGATACCACTAAGGCATTGTGGAACGCTAAATAA